In Melopsittacus undulatus isolate bMelUnd1 chromosome 20, bMelUnd1.mat.Z, whole genome shotgun sequence, a genomic segment contains:
- the CGN gene encoding cingulin, with translation MERPASVAMAEKQNPVDYGVQIRFINDLQEPRRPPKARAKPGSYGVAVRVQGIAGQPFVVLNSGEKGSDSFGVQIKSDGSFPTPGTGPWPSGSISSDSDLPENPYGRRQPQHGSSYSTSDEEPSGAPAPRPEPKPLPGKRLPREELRRTQSHGDLLLAAADEPSGAGAPRSTGARQHRAPAGGRSSSLLNIAPERSKAKEPSSDTEAAVGAGSSDVDTKPLSSVDSLISKFDGKVQQQRGRSARRGRVPSEERKRSQSLDSRISHRDAPDARELSSAQRQAGALRPQPSVPTGSLRRPSGAGGLEDAGMGIQRVNRGVEEPAAERLQSKAQAELQLKSTPDLLRDQGEVAQPGSSEYPKELIYSILKEGSTENEISLKRKTVRLLEKMQELASPAEDEACSQPLHRDLARKVEELQEKLDEETKLRQKLELSREAARVGPARPQEAEGEIQRLRAALERTNQELQRSLQELSKVKTAKEQAEAQLGDCEERLLATTRELDRLRKGSGAAPATEALYKELLETREELEEALSSRQRQEEQLRLRERELTALKGALKEEVASHDKELDRVRQQYQSDMDQLRRSMEDISQDQANLESERQKINTVVRNLQRELEESAEETGHWRDMFQKNKDELRSTKQELLQVKLEREEFEEELRELRERLAAAREDAEQARSSTVDPSALEALRKELRQAREVQRELTAEKQSQEELLRQREQELSALKGSMRDEATSHDEELERYRRDLRQLQEERDEATKAKASLESTQEELEQARKMVESTLREVQEQNDDLRRKVLGMESQLKEYERMGENWEGSQARLKEKVTKLEAERRQMEDSLGEAMEREQELLMAKRSLETRLEEAQRSLARLAQEHQELSASYQDEQRQKEQLKRAKNELEEQKRLLDRTTEKLNKELEQMTAESQSSLTVLKSQLEEFKEKSRKEITDSQKQAKDRGAEVEKMQFSMGRLQDEVARLKQALQDSQAERESVVLDKEVLLQRLHNLEQEMESKRRSQDDRSRHVKALEEKSKRLEVELDEERSTVELLTERINRSRDQMEQLRAELLQERSSRQDLECDKVSLERQNKELKSRLASSEGLQKPSSNISHLEAQVEELQDKLQAEEREKSVLLSSNRKLERKVKELTIQIDDERQNVSNQKDQLSLRVKALKRQVDEAEEEIERLEGARKKAQRELEEQHELNEQLQNRIKALEKEAWRKAARSTTDSSLQDDQLSSDEEFDSAYGPSSIASLLNEANLQTSSC, from the exons atgGAGCGGCCGGCGAGTGTGGCAATGGCAGAGAAGCAGAACCCGGTGGACTACGGCGTCCAGATCCGCTTCATTAACGACCTGCAGGAGCCCCGGCGACCCCCGAAGGCACGAGCAAAGCCCGGCTCCTACGGGGTGGCCGTGCGGGTGCAGGGCATCGCCGGGCAGCCCTTCGTGGTCCTCAACAGCGGCGAGAAGGGCAGCGACTCCTTCGGGGTGCAGATCAAGAGCGACGGCTCATTCCCGACCCCCGGCACCGGCCCCTGGCCCTCCGGCTCCATCAGCTCCGACTCGGACCTGCCAGAGAACCCCTATGGCCGGCGCCAGCCGCAGCACGGCTCCTCCTACAGCACCTCGGACGAGGAGCCGAGCGGTGCCCCAGCCCCCCGGCCGGAGCCCAAACCTCTGCCGGGCAAGCGGCTGCCCCGGGAGGAGCTGCGGAGGACACAGTCCCACGGGGATCTGCTCCTGGCCGCTGCGGATGAGCCCTCCGGTGCCGGCGCTCCCCGCAGCACCGGTGCCCGGCAGCACCGGGCTCCGGCCGgcggcaggagcagcagcttgttGAACATCGCACCGGAGCGGAGCAAAGCCAAGGAGCCTTCCTCAGACACGGAGGCTGCGGTGGGCGCCGGTAGCAGCGATGTGGACACCAAACCCCTCTCCTCGGTGGATTCGCTCATCAGTAAATTCGACGGGAAGGTGCAGCAGCAACGAGGGCGCTCAGCCAGGAGGGGCCGGGTCCCCTCGGAGGAGAGGAAGCGCTCGCAGAGCCTGGACAGCCGCATCTCGCACCGCGATGCGCCGGATGCCAGGGAGCTGAGCAGCGCCCAGCGCCAGGCCGGTGCCCTTCGCCCGCAGCCCTCGGTGCCCACCGGCAGCCTGAGGCGCCCGAGCGGAGCCGGGGGGctggaggatgcagggatggggatccAGCGGGTGAACAGGGGCGTGGAGGAGCCGGCGGCTGAGCGGCTGCAGAGCAAagcccaggcagagctgcag CTTAAATCCACCCCAGACCTGCTGCGGGACCAAGGGGAGGTCGCCCAGCCCGGCAGCAGCGAGTACCCCAAGGAGCTCATCTACAGCATCTTGAAGGAGGG GAGCACTGAGAACGAGATCTCCCTCAAGAGGAAAACTGTCCGGCTGCTTGAGAAGATGCAGGAGCTGGCG TCACCTGCAGAGGACGAGGCGTGTTCCCAGCCCCTGCACAGAGACTTGGCCAGGAAggtggaggagctgcaggagaagctCGATGAGGAAACGAAG ctccGCCAGAAGCTGGAGCTGTCCCGGGAGGCGGCGCGGGTCGGTCCCGCTCGGCCGCAGGAGGCTGAAGGGGAGATCCAGCGGCTGCGGGCGGCTCTGGAGAGGACAaaccaggagctgcagaggagtCTGCAAGA GCTAAGCAAGGTGAAAACAGCCAAGGAGCAGGCGGAGGCTCAGCTGGGCGACTGCGAGGAGCGGCTGCTGGCCACGACCCGGGAGCTCGACCGCTTGCGCAAGGGCTCCGGTGCGGCCCCTGCCACCGAAGCCCTGTACAAG gagctgctggagaccagggaggagctggaggaagccCTGAGCTCCAGGCAGcggcaggaggagcagctgcGGCTGCGGGAGCGGGAGCTGACGGCGCTGAAGGGAGCCCTCAAGGAGGAGGTGGCCAGTCACGACAAGGAGCTGGACCGCGTCCGGCAGCAGTACCAGAGCGACATGGACCAGCTGCGGCGCAGCATGGAGGACATCTCCCAG GATCAGGCCAACCTGGAGTCTGAGAGGCAGAAGATCAACACTGTGGTGAGGAACCTGCAgcgggagctggaggagagcgCAGAGGAGACAGGGCACTGGCGGGACATGTTCCAGAAGAACAAGGATGAGCTCCGCAGCACCAAGCAGGA gctgctgcaggtgaAGCTGGAGCGGGAGGAGTTCGAGGAGGAGCTGCGGGAGCTGCGGGAGCGCTTGGCGGCCGCTCGGGAGGACGCGGAGCAGGCGCGGAGCAGCACGGTGGATCCCAGTGCATTGGAGGCGCTGCGGAag GAGCTGCGGCAGGCGCGGGAGGTGCAGCGGGAGCTGACGGCAgagaagcagagccaggaggagctgctgcggCAGCGGGAGCAGGAGCTGTCAGCACTGAAGGGCTCCATGCGGGATGAGGCCACCAGCCACGATGAGGAGCTCGAGCGGTACCGCAGGGACCTGcggcagctgcaggaggagcgGGATGAGGCCACCAAG GCAAAGGCATCCCTGGAGAGCACACAGGAGGAGTTGGAGCAGGCAAGGAAGATGGTGGAGTCCACCCTGCGGGAGGTGCAGGAGCAGAACGATGACCTGAGGAGGAAGGTCCTTGGGATGGAGTCACAGCTGAAAGAATATGAGCGCATGGGCGAGAACTGGGAGGGCTCCCAGGCACGGCTCAAGGAGAAGGTCACCAAACTGGAG GCAGAGCGCAGGCAGATGGAGGATTCATTGGGTGAAGCCATGGAgcgggagcaggagctgctgatgGCCAAGAGGTCACTGGAGACCCGGCTGGAGGAGGCTCAGCGCAGCCTGGCCCGGCTGGCGCAGGAGCACCAGGAGCTCAGCGCATCCTACCAGGATGAGCAGCGGCAGAAGGAGCAGCTCAAGCGAGCCAAGAACgagctggaggagcagaagcGTCTGCTTGACCGCACCACGGAGAAGCTCAACAAAGAG ctggagcagatgaCAGCAGAGTCACAGAGCTCACTGACTGTGCTCAAGTCACAGCTGGAGGAGTTCAAGGAGAAGTCACGGAAGGAGATCACGGACTCCCAAAAACAAGCCAAGGATCGGGGCGCTGAGGTGGAGAAGATGCAGTTCAGCATGGGGCGGCTGCAGGACGAG GTTGCCCGGCTGAAGCAGGCGCTGCAGGACAGCCAGGCCGAGCGGGAGAGCGTGGTCCTGGACAAGGAGGTGCTGCTCCAGCGCCTGCACAACCTCGAGCAGGAGATGGAGTCCAAGAGGCGCTCGCAGGACGACCGCTCCCGGCACGTCAAGGCGCTGGAG GAAAAGTCCAAGCGCCTGGAGGTGGAGCTGGATGAGGAGCGGAGCACAGTGGAGCTGCTGACAGAGAGGATCAACCGGAGCAGAGACCAG ATGGAGCAGCTGcgggcagagctgctgcaggagcgCTCCAGCCGGCAGGACCTGGAGTGTGACAAGGTCTCGCTGGAGAGGCAG AACAAGGAGCTGAAGAGCCGCCTGGCCAGCTCAGAGGGGCTGCAGAAGCCCAGCAGCAACATCTCACATTTGGAGGCGCAggtggaggagctgcaggacaAGCTGCAGGCGGAGGAGAG GGAGAAGAGCGTCCTCCTGTCCTCCAACCGCAAGCTGGAGAGGAAGGTGAAGGAGCTGACCATCCAGATCGACGACGAGCGGCAGAATGTCAGCAACCAGAAGGACCAG CTGAGCCTGCGGGTGAAGGCCCTGAAGCGTCAAGTAGatgaggcagaggaggagattGAGCGGCTGGAGGGCGCCCGCAAGAAGGCACAgcgggagctggaggagcagcacgAGCTCAACGAGCAGCTCCAGAACCGCATCAAGGCACTGGAGAAGGAGGCTTG